TTCTTCTGTTGGTCTGCCTTGATAAATGGTTCTGGAGAGTTCCTTTATCTTATTAGCTCTTTTCTCTAATTCTTGAATTTTATCAATAGGTTTTGTTAAGGCATCAAGTTCTCTTTCAGCTGATATTATTGACTTATTTGTATCATACAAAAGAATTAATTCTTCTTTAATCTTTGTATATTCAGCATCACTAGATAACAGAACTTCTAATGGTTCCTTTTTAAGTTTTAAGGATAAATGGTCTACATATTTATCATATGGAATGTTgttcaatttaaaatatttttccaaATTTGTAAACCATGATTTAATGTTTACATCTTTATCAGTCCCATCAAATGGTTCAATGAGATTATTGTAATTTATGGCTTGTAATACTTGCATTGAGATTGAGTCTGTAGGGTTGGATGTATCTCCATTTTTACTAGGGTTGGTGATCATTTCACTTTTAGAATTCCCAgtattattttctttgttGGATAATATTAACTTAGTTAATTTTTCCATCATTTCTTCCATTTGGAATTTGATTTCATCTCTCAGTTCATTAATTGCAAGTTGCCAATCTTGGGATGTGTTACTTTCATCCATTTTATTAGAATTTGAAGCTTCTATTGAACTATGATTTCTTGTAGAAATACTTTCGACCTGGTCTTTATCGCCTTTGGTCTCTTTTATAACGCGTCGTGTAGTGTTGCTAATTTTAGCTCTTCTTTCTTGATCAAGTTGTTTCTTTTGGCTTCTGGTGGTTGTCATAGATTGATAGCACAAACCTCCTTTGAAAccagaaatattttaattaagatACTCTTTTGAGTAGgagattaaataaaattgtatggCGTACCTTTCCGAAAccaaaagatatattattacaattttttatttaaatcttaaccaaattacaatatttaGGATAAATTAAACGCTAGTGGCCACTAGGTATACAGCactaaatttttagttaaatagTCAGACTGAAAAAAAACTACTTTCTAGCTAAGTATTTATACTCAATTAGTGGCGCGTATCTAATTATGGCTAACTAAGCATACAATGTACAACTCCAAAATAgtcatataaaattaaagtacaaaatataaaaattaataaaccCCTATTATATATTCCtcaatgttattttattaatattattttctacaCAAATATATTCACattataattgataaaatttttgaaaagaatatatttttagataaatgttaataattttttacaaaatgatattattaacaaGTTTCTTTTGACGATAGATACAAGAGATTTATAAGCACATTATAATTGAAATtcagaaatatataatttttccaaGTTATTGTATAAAgtttcaaatttattttaataaatatcaaaaattgaagatgattaaaatgttaaaagttataaaaaaatatgattagCTTCAATTTTGATGTCAGATTTGGacaatagtataaaaaaaattctatagtaaatattttattatgtatCAAATGTTTTTTTCAATCATTGTACACTATGTATCTTTTAATTGACagtttttttatcattcaaACACACTTTTTATCTATATAccatatattttgatatttgaaattgttgtataaagatttttaaaaattatattcttatcgtaattaatcatttataacaatatttctttgtagtttatataattacatttatatcaatataaaaaaaatatccattttattatattatcaattgtTTCATTAAAAGAATGTAATGATTTactaagaaaaaaaaacttaaaaatgttgataaaagtcacagaaataaaaaagtatctACTATTATAAATCAAGATTCAAATATGTATTTCCTCAAactaaagaatatataaGTTTATTATAACACATTTAAAgatcaataatattataatataaaaaataacatgttgattaaatttgatattaaatatgttaCAGCATTATTTCATATCTttgatgaaatttttaaattgttttaagaTATCAAATACTATCTTTCtgtttacaataataaaaagagtGTTTCTATAGTTTATGATGATATTAAGTATGGTCTTAAATTAAACTTAGTTATATCATTACATTCTTTCATATAtggtaataataaaaagtaggCAATTGGTGGAAAAAGTGATTATGATTCTAAACTTtgtaacatatttttttattaaattcataCTTAAACCATTTACTTAGAAACacaagaaaaattttaacattttaattttttttttattatttacttatattttaataaaaaagataaactCAAACTTCATaatatagtatttttatattaattataaagtaaatttcttatattaaataatatataattatttttttttattaaaaattaaaaattagaggtacaaagtaatttaaaataattttttcatatttagtTGTGTTCAGAAATTAACTGTTAGTTAgataaacaatttatatttaattataatattaattgaaacaataaaaaaatctttcaTTCTTCTTTAccttaatattatttttaaataaattttcaataactACGTTTTAGGTTGATATtagttataattattaaattattaatttacttGAACACTTAAAGTACATAAacttaaagaaaaaaataatgatatcaagtgtatttttttttttaaatatctcactatataataattagatcaaattttttaaaaattattttaatattttagttatgGCTTATTTTACTGttatactatttattttagatatatttttagtaacaTTTGTTATACTTATGTGGATATTTATATTAGTaaatcttattaaaaaaaataaaacatttttaccaattttttatttacaacttttatttaatatatttcttgaagtattattaattttttttaaatacttagTAAAAAGATTACCTaatcttaaatttttaaatgaatactatgctaatataaaaacattaaatggAATTTATTTTGgtttattaacaatattacCAGCTTCAATAGGATTTGGACAATTTGCTCTTGTTTTAAATCGTTATGCTGCAGTTAAATATcctttatcatataaaaaaattttttcatttaaaacattattttttatatatacttttcaaatattattattatgtcCTGGTATTATAATGTGTGCACCTTATTATGCTACTATAAGATTAAATAATCAAATGAATActgttataataattttttcacaaaataaatatatacaaattttatctatatataatatacttGTTGGATTAATTTTGGCATTATCATCTGCCATTTTTGGATTTATGTCATggagaattttaaaaaaaaaaaaatattcaagaaatgaaaatagtcttgaatataaaaaacaaaaaaaatttttaatatttgttataattcAAACTGTAACTGATGTATTAATGTATATtgcaaatttattttatttaattttaattttatttcgaTTGAAAAGTATTGTTCTAATGacatcttttatatattattttgctgaagatatttgttttttaacaACTCCACTTGCTCTTTGTATAACACAAAGACGTATCAGAAGTCTGTTTTTAGAATTCTACTTtggttttatttttcaaagaaaaaagaataagagagataacaaaaatcatattattaatagaatAAGATTtagtaaagaaaaatttaatagaatacattattagtttttttttatatatatatatatatataaatattcttaataaaCCTATATTTACTGTATAACaagtaacaaaaaaataaaattaaattaacatttatttccAAGATATTTTGATCCATACCTTTTTTTGACTAAATTATCCATTGGAGTAAAccatttatcaatatttgttttttttttcatttcttcAAAACATTCTAAACCAACAAATGATTGAATTGCACCATATAATGCAATATCTGCAAGATTTGGTTCATTACCCCCCATAAATACTCTTGAAGGACCTATAGCTTCCAtccatttatttaaagattcTTCCATTTCTTTTCTTgcatcattaatattatgtttCTTTTTAAGTCCTTTAGAAACAAAATACATAGCAATAGCACCTACATAAATAGCAGAATGTCGTTCtatataactaaaaatatcttCCCAATTTCCAGCTTTTGAAAACCatttaaatgtttcaatACTTTCTCCAAAAGTACGATAAATTGCTGGTGatataatatgaataaaatgTTCATCCACCCATTCACGCCATTCTCTTTCTTCTCTTGCATATTGAACATCAAATTTTCTTCTATCTTCCTTTTCAagcataataaaatatttatttggaAATGTTTTGACTTCTTTACCAGATTTTGCTTCAACTTGTGTTAATGGTGGATACAATTCAACAACatcttttattgataattctTTACGTTTAAGATATGTTGCAAATATTGACATAATTAAGGAAGATTCTGTCATTGATTGATCTAAACAAGAACATGTTACAACAGGAACTTTTTTTTGACCTggagaaaattttaattcttttcttGATAAAGGATTTACTTCAACAATATCATAATCAAAACCATAATAATCTAAAAATGCACGTACTTTACAACAAAAAGGACAAGCTTGATATTGATATAAACGAGGTTTTAGACCAGTTTTATCTAATGGGCCATTTATATGTCTAGCTTTTGATAAAACATCAACTCCATCTATTCTATCATCTTTTTGTTGAACAAGAACTGTTGCTGCTAAACTAGTTCCACCAACACAAATACCTGTTGCATAAATACGATTTCCTAAAAGAAAACTTCTCCTCCACAtacttataatatattatttaattaaaaacaatactaaaaaaaaatataacaatacGTTATCAAAAATAAGATAAGAACATATAGTGTGAATTGTCAATGCTAATGAATGTACTTTAAGTCAACGActttccaaaaaaaaatgaagaaaatcattgtaaaacattttttgatttaataaaaaaaaatactaaataaattggataaaaaaatttttatttataacaaatgaaagaaacaataattttaattcaactataatgatttttattaaaagcaATAACGAAATTTACAATAACAATATAAGATACATACATTTTTACAtaacgaaaaaaaaaaaaatttctttttttttggcTAATGAAAATTGTTATCTCATTAAAAGCAAAATCTTAATTACAAGAAACTATTTTTGAATTTAgctataaaaatagatacattaaattatatagtacatttttttttgtactcCCTCAAAAGGTGGAGAGGCATTTAATgattaattataaacaatagttgttacaaattaaaaaaaaaacaacctTTTTGACGTTTTCATTTTGAACAagtatacatatttttacaCTTTGTACATGAATTCCTACTAGATAATTTGGGGAGTTGAAtttagataaatattatataaaaatgaagcttatttaatacaaaatttgGTGGCTGTTtgtgttattttttttaaaatgttgtaCCAAAATCATGAAAATTTCCATTTGTTGGTAGTGGGGCATTTTCATTTGGAGAAAGAGAACCTCCTTGAATATTgggattatttttttgaaagtatttttcaagttttgtaattatatgtttcccataattatattttctaagAGATATTATGTGTGGTTTTATTGCTATCATCATTCTTCTTCTTTGTGCACTATCAGCAACATCCAACATTTTTTGAACAACATAATTAGCATATGGATCTTTCATCATCTCAAGAAGTGGTGTATTTGAAGAActataattgataaataattaatatatatatatatatttatataaacttaCTCTCCACAAACTTCAATAATCaattgatttttttgttgatttcCTCCACATGTTAAACATTTCTCAATTACATTTGAAGCAAATTTATGTCTGGCAAATTTAAGAACATCACCACGTATTTGTGATACAATACGATCTTTATCTGCTTGATCACCATGTTCCATAACATGTTGAATGACATAATTACCATATTGATCAATTATTAATGTTTCAACATTTTCTAAAAGTTGTTCAAGAATAGGTCTTTTTTGTGCTTCAGTACAATGTTCCAAAACTCTTTGAATAACTCTACAACCATATGGATGAGCAGAAAGTGTTACAACAGtttcttctttattttttgtaaaagcatcaataataaattgtaaatCTTTAGGATTAACTTTTTCAATTACTTTTTGTACAACATGATTACCATTTTGATCTTTAACACATTTTAATACCTCACCTTTCATTTCTCTTAATAATTCTAATTGATTAGCTTTATCAACACTTTCTAAAGCTTTTTGAATAACTCTACATCCATACATTTGTAAAGCTAAATCCATAACATTtcctttaattttttctgtTAATTGCATTTTTTGTTCAATAGTTccatattcaaaaaatttttgaatgaCATAATTTCCAAAGACATCTGTCATTAATTTATGTGCATGTTGAATGACTTCATCAAAAACcatttgtttttcttttaaattagcTCTTTCTAGTTTTTGTTGAATAAAACGGGATCCATGTTGGTCTTGAGCAAATTCAACAACTTGTTTACCCAGTTCTGAT
This Strongyloides ratti genome assembly S_ratti_ED321, chromosome : 2 DNA region includes the following protein-coding sequences:
- a CDS encoding 7TM GPCR, serpentine receptor class v (Srv) family-containing protein; translation: MWIFILVNLIKKNKTFLPIFYLQLLFNIFLEVLLIFFKYLVKRLPNLKFLNEYYANIKTLNGIYFGLLTILPASIGFGQFALVLNRYAAVKYPLSYKKIFSFKTLFFIYTFQILLLCPGIIMCAPYYATIRLNNQMNTVIIIFSQNKYIQILSIYNILVGLILALSSAIFGFMSWRILKKKKYSRNENSLEYKKQKKFLIFVIIQTVTDVLMYIANLFYLILILFRLKSIVLMTSFIYYFAEDICFLTTPLALCITQRRIRSLFLEFYFGFIFQRKKNKRDNKNHIINRIRFSKEKFNRIHY
- a CDS encoding Prostaglandin E synthase 2 produces the protein MWRRSFLLGNRIYATGICVGGTSLAATVLVQQKDDRIDGVDVLSKARHINGPLDKTGLKPRLYQYQACPFCCKVRAFLDYYGFDYDIVEVNPLSRKELKFSPGQKKVPVVTCSCLDQSMTESSLIMSIFATYLKRKELSIKDVVELYPPLTQVEAKSGKEVKTFPNKYFIMLEKEDRRKFDVQYAREEREWREWVDEHFIHIISPAIYRTFGESIETFKWFSKAGNWEDIFSYIERHSAIYVGAIAMYFVSKGLKKKHNINDARKEMEESLNKWMEAIGPSRVFMGGNEPNLADIALYGAIQSFVGLECFEEMKKKTNIDKWFTPMDNLVKKRYGSKYLGNKC
- a CDS encoding Maternal protein pumilio: MAMAQEQWSNNNSFNVWRDGKGDDEHGGENLKTQPISLIDEMDMDQNEVLNTYVDNVLSSTPLEKYHHGSQITSFQRDIKNNDEGNKINGVVEEPITKNESTVNIPFNSIENNTPGSVPLASTPDFFTMNMLGGVQNGHIYFNQPPNTNGIPFSTTSTNYTINSWTNAFSNSMGVPMDGNVMPRDPNTIYSSSPASNVGPYNQIPYHPAQPMFNLTNTFDGISLGANSTHSGDRRNSVSSQTSHDYINGYHSFYNGPTHIHPGMGNGIPQYYIAQQSYPRGGTFNNNYQHSRRQNTRQLNGEEKKSNRSTLLEDFRNSRIPQLSLSELGKQVVEFAQDQHGSRFIQQKLERANLKEKQMVFDEVIQHAHKLMTDVFGNYVIQKFFEYGTIEQKMQLTEKIKGNVMDLALQMYGCRVIQKALESVDKANQLELLREMKGEVLKCVKDQNGNHVVQKVIEKVNPKDLQFIIDAFTKNKEETVVTLSAHPYGCRVIQRVLEHCTEAQKRPILEQLLENVETLIIDQYGNYVIQHVMEHGDQADKDRIVSQIRGDVLKFARHKFASNVIEKCLTCGGNQQKNQLIIEVCGDSSNTPLLEMMKDPYANYVVQKMLDVADSAQRRRMMIAIKPHIISLRKYNYGKHIITKLEKYFQKNNPNIQGGSLSPNENAPLPTNGNFHDFGTTF